The following coding sequences lie in one Candidatus Dormiibacterota bacterium genomic window:
- a CDS encoding efflux RND transporter periplasmic adaptor subunit, whose protein sequence is MSAAPAMASGDPAAWRTATFALIAIIVVGAFVLVRDRRPITIALFGLAGAVVVGLAVAQARFAAPAMDMASMQSAAGTAPVPVTIAVIGPASLGGATIAAPASIEPYLTQNIVARVPGLLTNFAAYTGDRVHAGEVVAYLEEPELQSNAQAAAADAQAAQRQETVAATDAQADNADLSAKRERVRYWDAEIAREQLLLDAGAVSRREYQDERAEATAARSAYRSAEARIAGAEAAMDSAHDQAIGALATARSRSIVAGYTRVVVPDDAFVVKRLVDPGVYVQAGTPILQVAVIDTLRVRAQVAQRDLPSIDIGTTMDVVLEGEARLQGSVASISPVVDPLTHTAIVEAIVQNPGGALQPGGFAHVILHGRGAASVHSFAVPSAAVVGGATTAVWIDASGTAHRVSVSVLSDDGTTAYVSGPLHQGTRVIVTGASNLEEGQAVAGVSP, encoded by the coding sequence GTGAGCGCCGCGCCCGCCATGGCTTCCGGCGATCCTGCCGCCTGGCGCACGGCGACCTTTGCGCTCATCGCCATAATCGTCGTCGGCGCATTCGTTCTCGTGCGCGATCGGCGGCCGATAACCATCGCGTTGTTCGGCTTAGCGGGTGCGGTCGTCGTAGGATTGGCCGTTGCGCAGGCGCGATTCGCCGCTCCGGCGATGGACATGGCGTCGATGCAGAGCGCCGCCGGCACTGCTCCGGTTCCGGTGACGATCGCCGTCATCGGCCCTGCAAGCCTTGGAGGCGCGACGATCGCCGCCCCGGCGAGCATAGAGCCATACTTGACGCAGAACATCGTCGCGCGCGTACCCGGCCTTCTTACAAACTTCGCGGCGTATACGGGAGATCGCGTCCATGCGGGCGAGGTCGTGGCCTATCTCGAGGAGCCCGAGTTGCAGAGCAACGCGCAGGCCGCAGCCGCCGATGCGCAGGCAGCCCAGCGCCAAGAGACCGTGGCAGCGACCGACGCGCAGGCCGATAACGCCGATCTCTCCGCGAAGCGCGAGCGAGTTCGATATTGGGACGCGGAAATCGCGCGCGAGCAGCTGCTTCTCGACGCCGGCGCGGTGTCGCGCCGCGAGTACCAAGACGAACGCGCCGAGGCGACGGCTGCACGATCCGCATATCGATCGGCCGAGGCGCGGATCGCCGGCGCCGAGGCCGCCATGGATAGCGCCCATGACCAAGCGATTGGGGCGCTCGCAACGGCGCGATCCCGTAGCATCGTGGCCGGTTACACGCGCGTCGTCGTTCCCGACGATGCCTTCGTGGTGAAGCGTCTCGTCGATCCGGGCGTTTACGTGCAGGCGGGAACGCCGATTCTCCAGGTTGCGGTCATCGATACCCTACGCGTCCGGGCACAGGTCGCGCAACGAGATTTACCCTCCATCGACATCGGCACCACGATGGATGTCGTGCTTGAAGGCGAGGCGCGCCTTCAAGGGAGCGTTGCATCGATCTCTCCGGTGGTCGATCCCCTGACGCACACCGCGATCGTCGAGGCGATCGTGCAAAACCCCGGCGGCGCCTTGCAACCCGGCGGCTTCGCCCACGTGATCCTCCATGGTCGTGGAGCTGCGTCCGTTCATTCCTTTGCGGTTCCGTCCGCGGCAGTTGTCGGAGGCGCGACGACGGCAGTGTGGATCGATGCAAGCGGCACGGCGCATCGCGTGAGCGTGAGCGTCCTGTCCGACGACGGTACGACGGCATATGTAAGCGGCCCACTTCACCAGGGAACGCGCGTGATCGTGACGGGAGCTTCGAACCTCGAGGAGGGGCAGGCAGTCGCGGGCGTGTCGCCGTGA
- a CDS encoding M56 family metallopeptidase, with amino-acid sequence MAEAAEFFRQCAFSVALLFSLCGLIAIPFLTWLAIRRLAPGILSMSEDAAWQAPLAAIAAATPGATFLVLAIVGLLGASSAGCLNYVWGRILFGAVLLLLLLSLLRAVRRISGHAAEVRRLIERSHDANPSVDAVAARCRVRVRVLDYSGPFCALVGFWRPMVLISTSTLARLKDPELEAALRHERAHAVRCDLALAAALGFFAKLLPLPVTDLVEAYASAREMAADKRAVQECAPEALAHAILAAGTQGPTMTAAALAGDMRLVRRRIITLLRENDRPVNPYGRRIATTALLAAVLLASTMPALLGILNCHACIMSGIHV; translated from the coding sequence GTGGCTGAAGCGGCGGAGTTCTTCCGGCAATGCGCCTTTTCCGTGGCATTGCTCTTCTCGCTCTGCGGCCTGATCGCAATTCCGTTCCTTACGTGGCTTGCGATTCGCCGACTCGCGCCTGGCATTCTCTCGATGAGCGAGGACGCTGCGTGGCAGGCGCCGCTAGCCGCGATCGCTGCGGCGACTCCCGGAGCGACGTTCCTCGTGCTCGCTATCGTCGGATTGCTTGGGGCGTCGTCTGCAGGATGCTTGAACTACGTATGGGGACGCATCCTTTTTGGTGCAGTTCTCCTATTGCTGCTGCTTAGTCTATTGCGCGCCGTTCGCAGGATCTCGGGCCATGCCGCGGAGGTGCGCCGGCTGATCGAACGATCGCACGATGCGAACCCGTCCGTTGATGCCGTAGCCGCACGTTGCCGCGTTCGGGTACGCGTTCTGGACTATTCAGGGCCGTTTTGCGCGCTGGTCGGGTTCTGGCGGCCGATGGTCCTAATCTCCACAAGCACGCTCGCGCGACTGAAGGATCCGGAGCTGGAAGCCGCTCTCCGTCACGAACGTGCGCATGCCGTGCGTTGCGATCTCGCACTCGCAGCGGCGCTCGGTTTTTTCGCCAAGCTCCTCCCACTCCCGGTAACCGACCTTGTAGAGGCGTACGCCTCAGCTCGAGAGATGGCGGCGGACAAACGGGCGGTGCAAGAGTGCGCTCCTGAGGCTTTAGCGCATGCGATCCTTGCTGCCGGCACTCAGGGGCCGACGATGACCGCAGCGGCTCTTGCGGGAGACATGCGGTTAGTACGCCGGCGTATCATCACCCTGCTGCGCGAGAACGATCGGCCTGTGAACCCGTACGGTCGCCGCATCGCGACGACGGCCTTGCTCGCCGCAGTCCTCCTCGCAAGCACAATGCCGGCACTTCTGGGGATACTGAACTGCCATGCGTGCATCATGAGCGGGATCCACGTTTAA
- a CDS encoding BlaI/MecI/CopY family transcriptional regulator — translation MKRLLRFGAGGAVSALGPLESEVMDELWLRGGWSSAPEIMPRFASRFAYSTIKTVLNNLSVKGHARKRAAGHVNEFSAALTREAFEERLVADVVKPLVAHYRNPLLAHIVHQLDDEDGIAELERLLRERRGASRRG, via the coding sequence ATGAAGCGGCTGCTGCGCTTCGGCGCGGGGGGGGCGGTCTCGGCGCTTGGGCCGCTGGAGTCCGAGGTCATGGATGAACTGTGGCTGCGCGGCGGGTGGTCGAGTGCTCCGGAGATCATGCCGCGTTTTGCGTCGCGGTTTGCGTACTCGACGATCAAGACCGTTCTGAACAATCTTTCCGTAAAGGGGCACGCGCGCAAACGCGCAGCCGGGCACGTCAATGAGTTCTCGGCGGCGTTGACTCGCGAGGCCTTCGAGGAGCGTCTGGTGGCCGACGTCGTCAAACCGCTCGTCGCCCATTATCGCAATCCGCTGCTCGCGCACATCGTGCATCAATTGGACGACGAGGACGGGATCGCGGAGTTGGAGCGGTTGTTGCGCGAGCGGCGGGGAGCATCGCGCCGTGGCTGA
- a CDS encoding copper-translocating P-type ATPase, whose protein sequence is MNMDDKLGEAVLMLDPCLCRAELAAAQAQAKKLAGVEKVESNLVHDAVRVRFVRGLTSEAKILSEMASAGFRPCSGCEHANGNKPAHEDHSRHGPAMIADMLRKAIWTGILAVVVTLYSSLGTRLGFHGTLPFGLSGDVLGLIVTTPVVWWGGWIFIASAWRALLRREINMMTLIALGILVSYLYSVGAGLARSPEVFFNASAMLVAFSLVGHWMEMRSRYATGKAVEALLKLAPPTARVLRDGQETEVPLATVVVGDRLVVKPGDRVPVDGLVESGGSYVDESMITGEPVPVRKEAGSVVTGGTVNQNGSFVFVAKAVGADTALARIVQMVRDAQSSKAPAQGLADRAGFYLVWLALGSGTLTFAVWMIAGAGAGFAMLTAVAVIVIACPDALALATPTAMTVGVGRAARAGVLFKNATALEATAALTRVVFDKTGTLTLGHPSLTDVVPAGSYARDDVLRYAAAIERDSEHPLARAIVEGAKALDVPAAEGFEALPGRGVRARVDGHDVSLGNAVLMNERSVTIDPERTERFAALAADAKTPTYLAVDGVLAGIVAVADPIRASAAAAIADLHAMGIKIAMITGDNEHTARSVARTLGIDDVLAQVLPEQKSLRIRDFQTAGDRIAMVGDGVNDAPALAQADVGIAVGGGADVAIETGDVVLMNSQPQAVATAVRLARIVRGKERQNLVWAAAYNVLAIPIAAGVFYPSFHILLAPEFAALAMSLSTISVTLNALAIPNLAGLTAPGGSAKVVSR, encoded by the coding sequence ATGAATATGGACGATAAGCTCGGCGAGGCTGTGTTGATGCTCGATCCGTGCCTGTGTCGCGCCGAACTTGCTGCCGCCCAGGCGCAAGCAAAGAAACTGGCCGGGGTCGAGAAAGTCGAGAGCAACCTGGTGCATGACGCGGTGCGCGTCAGGTTCGTTCGAGGCCTCACCAGCGAGGCGAAGATTCTCTCAGAGATGGCGAGCGCGGGGTTCCGTCCGTGCTCGGGGTGCGAGCATGCAAACGGAAACAAGCCGGCGCACGAAGACCACTCTCGGCACGGGCCGGCGATGATCGCCGACATGCTACGCAAAGCGATATGGACCGGAATTCTCGCCGTGGTGGTGACGCTCTACTCCTCGCTTGGTACGCGCTTGGGCTTCCACGGAACCCTTCCATTTGGATTGAGCGGCGACGTTCTCGGGCTGATCGTGACGACGCCGGTTGTCTGGTGGGGTGGATGGATATTCATCGCTTCGGCCTGGCGCGCGCTCTTGCGACGCGAGATCAATATGATGACGCTCATTGCGCTGGGCATCCTCGTGAGCTATCTGTACTCTGTCGGTGCCGGCTTAGCGCGCTCGCCGGAGGTTTTCTTCAACGCCTCCGCGATGCTCGTGGCGTTCTCGCTCGTCGGACACTGGATGGAGATGCGCAGCCGCTACGCAACGGGTAAGGCCGTCGAGGCGCTGCTCAAGCTTGCGCCGCCGACCGCGCGCGTGCTGCGCGACGGACAAGAGACCGAGGTGCCGCTCGCAACCGTCGTCGTGGGCGACCGGCTGGTTGTCAAGCCGGGTGATCGCGTGCCGGTCGACGGGCTCGTCGAATCCGGCGGGAGTTATGTTGACGAGTCGATGATCACGGGTGAGCCTGTGCCGGTGCGGAAGGAAGCAGGATCCGTCGTCACCGGCGGCACCGTCAACCAGAACGGTAGCTTCGTGTTCGTGGCGAAGGCTGTCGGTGCAGATACGGCGCTCGCGCGCATCGTGCAGATGGTGCGCGACGCACAATCATCCAAGGCGCCCGCACAAGGGCTGGCGGATCGAGCCGGATTCTACCTCGTCTGGCTCGCGCTCGGCTCGGGCACCTTGACGTTTGCGGTCTGGATGATCGCCGGTGCGGGGGCGGGCTTTGCGATGCTGACTGCGGTGGCGGTTATCGTCATCGCTTGTCCGGATGCGCTCGCGCTCGCGACACCGACCGCAATGACCGTTGGAGTCGGGCGCGCGGCACGCGCGGGCGTGCTGTTCAAGAACGCGACGGCCCTCGAGGCAACCGCCGCGCTGACCCGCGTGGTATTCGACAAGACCGGAACGCTCACGCTTGGGCATCCGAGTCTCACTGATGTCGTCCCTGCGGGATCGTACGCCCGCGACGACGTGCTGCGATACGCTGCTGCGATCGAGCGCGACAGCGAACACCCACTCGCCCGCGCGATAGTCGAGGGCGCCAAAGCGTTGGATGTGCCCGCGGCCGAAGGCTTCGAAGCGCTACCCGGCCGCGGCGTGCGCGCGCGCGTCGACGGTCATGATGTCTCTCTCGGCAACGCCGTGCTCATGAACGAGCGCAGCGTGACCATCGATCCCGAGCGAACCGAACGTTTTGCGGCGCTCGCCGCCGACGCGAAGACGCCCACGTACCTCGCGGTCGACGGCGTTCTTGCGGGAATCGTCGCAGTCGCAGATCCCATCCGAGCATCCGCTGCGGCCGCGATCGCCGACCTTCACGCTATGGGCATCAAGATCGCGATGATCACCGGTGACAACGAACACACCGCGCGGTCGGTCGCACGGACGCTCGGGATCGACGACGTGCTCGCCCAGGTCTTGCCGGAACAGAAGTCCCTGCGAATCCGCGATTTTCAAACTGCGGGCGACCGCATCGCCATGGTGGGTGACGGCGTTAACGACGCACCCGCGCTCGCGCAGGCCGACGTCGGCATCGCGGTCGGCGGCGGAGCGGACGTTGCCATCGAGACGGGGGACGTGGTGCTGATGAATAGCCAGCCCCAGGCCGTTGCTACGGCGGTTCGACTCGCGCGCATCGTACGCGGAAAGGAAAGACAGAACCTCGTGTGGGCGGCGGCCTACAACGTGCTCGCTATTCCGATTGCAGCGGGTGTGTTTTATCCATCATTCCACATTCTGCTGGCACCGGAGTTTGCTGCCTTGGCGATGAGCCTGTCGACGATCTCCGTTACGCTCAACGCGCTCGCCATCCCAAATCTTGCAGGGTTGACCGCACCTGGCGGTTCTGCTAAGGTGGTTAGCAGATGA
- a CDS encoding FixH family protein, with the protein MRTPRTTSFGIGVLILATALEAGCSGQSSSQEQSSAGQLHVSLAFAPTPMRIGSDTATITVADNVGKPVPDAQVIIISAMPAMTMNVPMRMPDQGTAGNVYRARDLGNGIYRAQVDITMPTLWYFVIHARTPRGYGTALYEARLSRARR; encoded by the coding sequence ATGAGGACACCGCGAACGACATCGTTCGGCATAGGGGTATTGATTCTCGCGACCGCCCTTGAAGCCGGCTGCAGCGGGCAATCGAGCTCTCAGGAACAATCGAGCGCAGGGCAGCTGCACGTTTCGCTTGCGTTTGCGCCAACCCCGATGCGGATCGGATCCGACACGGCGACGATCACCGTCGCGGATAACGTCGGCAAGCCGGTTCCCGACGCACAGGTCATTATTATATCCGCCATGCCTGCCATGACGATGAACGTGCCGATGAGAATGCCGGACCAGGGCACCGCAGGGAACGTCTACCGCGCTAGGGATCTCGGCAACGGAATCTATCGGGCGCAAGTCGACATAACCATGCCCACGCTCTGGTATTTCGTGATTCACGCACGGACGCCGCGCGGGTACGGCACGGCACTGTACGAGGCGCGACTTTCCCGCGCGCGCCGGTGA
- a CDS encoding DUF305 domain-containing protein: MKIVITGLALAVGLLLGISLNVTRPVFAQGASPAPVMAHGGMTPGGMMTHGSAAPSSGMHSRSGMHSGMGMGACPMGPNARSMADSAMMQSMMQMRGNMMRMRLTGNADHDFILMMIPHHQAAITMANAELRYGTNPRLRALARAIIAAQSREIAEMRALLAQP, encoded by the coding sequence ATGAAGATCGTGATCACGGGCCTGGCGTTAGCCGTCGGCCTGCTGCTGGGGATTTCCCTGAACGTCACCCGACCGGTATTCGCTCAGGGCGCCTCGCCGGCTCCGGTGATGGCCCACGGCGGGATGACGCCGGGCGGGATGATGACGCACGGCAGTGCGGCGCCGAGCTCCGGGATGCATTCGCGCTCGGGCATGCATTCCGGCATGGGGATGGGGGCCTGCCCGATGGGCCCGAACGCGAGGTCAATGGCGGATAGCGCGATGATGCAGTCGATGATGCAGATGCGCGGCAATATGATGCGCATGCGGCTGACCGGGAATGCCGACCACGACTTCATCCTCATGATGATCCCTCACCATCAGGCGGCGATTACCATGGCCAACGCCGAGCTACGTTACGGCACGAATCCACGGCTGCGCGCGCTGGCCCGCGCCATCATCGCGGCGCAGAGCCGAGAGATCGCCGAAATGCGGGCACTGCTCGCTCAACCATGA
- a CDS encoding glycosidase — protein sequence MRRIGVVMEPNPADAREAEGVCNPGAARGPDGELYLFPRLVARGNSSRIGIARVCFNGDGDPTGVERLGIALEPEEPYERVTSEIGGCEDPRVTYLPALEHYVMTYTALGPKGPRIALATSHDLFAWERLGPAWFTQPVSGVDFNGVADKDAVFFPSAIADASGSPSIGLVHRPLFPHATPEEAALQPTPRRLDLDHESMWISYCSLEAAKCNKHLLCHFTSHHRLAAPVSAWERLKIGAGTPPIATEYGYVMLYHGVSGPISDEVRTMTYAAGLMVVDRNDPRDIRYRSSDPILEPELPEEMRGAVDRVVFPTGADVRSDLGVPRRLDVYYGMADYRIGVARLDLPELLPAGAPAVRPDHCV from the coding sequence GTGAGGCGCATCGGTGTCGTGATGGAGCCAAATCCCGCTGATGCGCGCGAGGCCGAGGGCGTGTGCAATCCCGGTGCTGCACGCGGTCCCGATGGGGAGCTCTATCTCTTTCCCCGGCTCGTCGCTCGCGGAAACTCCTCGCGTATCGGCATCGCGCGCGTGTGCTTCAACGGTGACGGCGATCCTACCGGCGTCGAGCGCCTCGGTATCGCGCTCGAACCCGAAGAACCCTACGAACGCGTGACATCGGAGATCGGCGGCTGCGAAGACCCTCGCGTGACCTATCTGCCCGCGCTCGAGCACTACGTCATGACCTATACGGCCCTCGGCCCGAAGGGCCCACGCATTGCTCTGGCGACGTCGCACGACCTGTTCGCCTGGGAGCGCCTCGGTCCGGCGTGGTTCACGCAGCCGGTTTCGGGCGTCGATTTCAACGGCGTCGCCGACAAAGACGCGGTCTTCTTTCCAAGCGCCATCGCGGATGCCAGCGGAAGCCCTTCCATAGGACTCGTGCACCGGCCCCTCTTCCCGCACGCGACCCCGGAGGAGGCCGCTTTGCAGCCCACGCCTCGGCGGCTGGATCTCGATCACGAGAGCATGTGGATTTCGTATTGTTCGCTCGAGGCAGCCAAGTGCAACAAACACCTCCTGTGCCATTTCACGTCGCATCATCGGCTGGCGGCGCCCGTTTCCGCATGGGAGCGCCTGAAGATCGGCGCCGGAACGCCTCCGATTGCGACGGAGTATGGGTACGTCATGCTCTATCACGGTGTCTCTGGTCCCATTAGCGACGAGGTGCGCACGATGACGTACGCGGCGGGTCTGATGGTTGTCGACAGGAACGATCCGCGGGACATCCGCTATCGCTCGTCGGATCCGATTTTGGAGCCGGAGCTGCCCGAAGAAATGAGGGGGGCGGTCGACCGAGTCGTCTTCCCGACTGGTGCCGACGTGCGAAGCGATCTCGGCGTTCCTCGCCGATTAGACGTCTACTACGGCATGGCCGATTATCGTATCGGGGTCGCGCGTCTCGACCTGCCGGAGTTGCTACCTGCCGGAGCGCCGGCGGTGCGTCCCGACCACTGCGTCTAG